Proteins from one Bombus pyrosoma isolate SC7728 linkage group LG16, ASM1482585v1, whole genome shotgun sequence genomic window:
- the LOC122576582 gene encoding ras-related protein Rab-18-like isoform X1 encodes MDQDVLTVLKLLMIGESNVGKSRYLFKTINYFLILCKLSQYIYIIVIVGSILLRFTEDEFHENMQSTVGMDYRTKQVTIDGNTVKLAIWDTAGQERFRTLTPSYYRDGQGAILVYDVTDRVTFMKLETWLNELNTYCNKTDIIKMVVGNKIDLPNREVSTEEGLQFARRHQTLYIESSAKTADGIKCCFEELVQKIIQTPGLWDRHALLKSAAYGNGNMGGARHRGQRGIQLADETQPHEPHTNCYCTLI; translated from the exons ATGGATCAAGATGTATTAACAGTCTTAAAGCTGTTAATGATAGGAGAATCAAATGTTGGAAAATCAAGGTAcctatttaaaacaataaattactttttaatccTATGCAAGTTGagtcaatatatttatattattgttatcgttGGCAGCATACTTCTTAGATTTACCGAGGatgaatttcatgaaaatatgcAAAGCACAGTTGGCATGGATTATAGAACTAAACAAGTCACAATTGATGGCAATACGGTGAAACTTGCAATTTGG GACACTGCCGGGCAAGAACGTTTTCGTACTCTAACGCCTAGTTACTACAGAGACGGTCAAGGCGCTATATTAGTGTATGATGTTACAGATAGAGttacttttatgaaattagaaacatgGCTTAACGAATTGAATACATATTGCAATAAGacagatattattaaaatggtAGTGggtaataaaatagatttacCAAACAGAGAAGTAAGCACTGAAGAAGGTTTACAATTTGCCCGAAGACACCAAACCCTGTACATTGAGAGCAGCGCTAAAACGGCAGACGGAATCAAATGTTGTTTCGAAGAACTTGTACAAAAG ATAATACAAACTCCTGGACTCTGGGATCGACATGCCCTTCTCAAATCCGCAGCGTATGGTAATGGTAATATGGGAGGTGCAAGACATAGAGGTCAGAGAGGGATACAATTGGCAGATGAGACTCAGCCACACGAACCGCATACAAATTGTTATTGCACTTTGATTTAA
- the LOC122576582 gene encoding ras-related protein Rab-18-like isoform X2, whose product MDQDVLTVLKLLMIGESNVGKSSILLRFTEDEFHENMQSTVGMDYRTKQVTIDGNTVKLAIWDTAGQERFRTLTPSYYRDGQGAILVYDVTDRVTFMKLETWLNELNTYCNKTDIIKMVVGNKIDLPNREVSTEEGLQFARRHQTLYIESSAKTADGIKCCFEELVQKIIQTPGLWDRHALLKSAAYGNGNMGGARHRGQRGIQLADETQPHEPHTNCYCTLI is encoded by the exons ATGGATCAAGATGTATTAACAGTCTTAAAGCTGTTAATGATAGGAGAATCAAATGTTGGAAAATCAAG CATACTTCTTAGATTTACCGAGGatgaatttcatgaaaatatgcAAAGCACAGTTGGCATGGATTATAGAACTAAACAAGTCACAATTGATGGCAATACGGTGAAACTTGCAATTTGG GACACTGCCGGGCAAGAACGTTTTCGTACTCTAACGCCTAGTTACTACAGAGACGGTCAAGGCGCTATATTAGTGTATGATGTTACAGATAGAGttacttttatgaaattagaaacatgGCTTAACGAATTGAATACATATTGCAATAAGacagatattattaaaatggtAGTGggtaataaaatagatttacCAAACAGAGAAGTAAGCACTGAAGAAGGTTTACAATTTGCCCGAAGACACCAAACCCTGTACATTGAGAGCAGCGCTAAAACGGCAGACGGAATCAAATGTTGTTTCGAAGAACTTGTACAAAAG ATAATACAAACTCCTGGACTCTGGGATCGACATGCCCTTCTCAAATCCGCAGCGTATGGTAATGGTAATATGGGAGGTGCAAGACATAGAGGTCAGAGAGGGATACAATTGGCAGATGAGACTCAGCCACACGAACCGCATACAAATTGTTATTGCACTTTGATTTAA
- the LOC122576585 gene encoding uncharacterized protein LOC122576585, translated as MLFDRRRSYENVTKYPHNEKEISFESCTTLSSKEILRTTKLDVVLTNKGLQIYGTWSTEKLLRLLTNRLKQCIHVRSNTLKIISNGISDKRLWITVYSGLYSISVLKELRKKGASIYNID; from the exons aTGTTATTTGACCGTCGCAGAAGCTATGAAAACGTTACTAAATATCcgcataatgaaaa AGAAATTTCCTTTGAATCGTGTACAACATTATCgtcaaaagaaattttacgcACAACTAAATTGGACGTTGTCCTAACTAATAAAGGACTTCAAATATATGGAACATGGAGCACAGAAAAATTACTAAGGTTATTAACAAACAGGCTTAAACAATGTATTCATGTGCGATCAAATAcactgaaaattatttctaatggAATAAGTGATAAAAGATTATGGATCACTGTCTATAGTggcttatatagtattagcgtTTTAAAggaattaagaaagaaaggtGCCTCTATCTATAACATAGATTaa
- the LOC122576581 gene encoding uncharacterized protein LOC122576581: MPIYSIIKAMKLGLIGLSYCELLYFREFDIEPHNLEFKEMWFNKFNDGLILNLRPTGLSEINCWNIIIYGVVLQTPIILRHLILSGIDVPGILNWQSPFNFASSKIIEFLKHIGIEEDVIQLVEQHGIDEETEEMLIDLGLDEMETKFSITEELICECSLTILEPTCSCLEITQESCRTNSSKGSFSFASRSDCYQQYACQCHILAKNETVHELTAQQNDYLRQNIMVPLSWAVAKTLEYNPSDPVHFIGYKLLQWTYNNISQTEKDKHQQLIALSTIKMDHKLIDKKHLEKEGLIKTLNQKAIIRNIPCNVRKSHQELYRIEKQCWKCVWRPIRKLGSCEFPDMCSSCKINVSDEDDDA, translated from the exons ATGCCCATATACAGCATCATAAAAGCAATGAAACTGGGCCTCATCGGTCTTAGCTATTGCGAACTTCTTTATTTTAGAGAATTTGATATAGAACCACATAATTTGGAGTTCAAAGAAATGTGgttcaataaatttaacgacgggctgattttaaatttaaggCCTACAGGTTTAAGCGAGATAAATTGTTggaatattatcatatatggAGTAGTACTTCAAACTCCAATTATTCTTcgtcatttaattttaagtgGCATTGATGTTCCTGGTATTTTAAATTGGCAATCTCCCTTTAACTTTGCATCatctaaaataattgaatttttgaaacacaTTGGAATAGAAGAAGATGTCATACAATTAGTAGAACAACATGGAATCGATGAAGAAACTGAGGAAATGTTAATTGATTTAGGACTTGATgaaatggaaacaaaattttcaattacggAG GAATTAATATGTGAATGCAGTTTAACTATATTGGAACCAACCTGTAGCTGTCTAGAAATAACACAAGAGAGTTGCAGGACAAATAGCTCTAAAGGCAGTTTCAGTTTTGCTAGCCGATCGGATTGTTACCAACAATATGCTTGTCAATGTCACATTTTAGCAAAAAATGAAACAGTACATGAATTAACAGCACAACAAAATGATTACTTAAG acaaaatatcATGGTACCATTATCATGGGCGGTGGCTAAAACTTTAGAATACAATCCATCAGATCCAGTACATTTCAtaggatataaattattgcaatgGACTTATAACAACATTTCTCAAACGGAGAAAGACAAGCATCAGCAATTAATTGCATTATCTACTATAAAAATGGATCATAAACTTATT gataaaaaacatttagaaaaagagggattaattaaaactctGAATCAAAAGGctataataagaaatataccTTGTAATGTTCGTAAAAGTCATCAagagttatatcgtattgaaaAACAATGTTGGAAATGTGTATGGAGACCAATTAGAAAATTAGGAAGTTGTGAATTTCCTGATATGTGCAGTTCATGTAAAATCAATGTATCAGACGAAGATGACGATGCCtga